ATTCATGACATTCACAGAATCGATATTGCGCCCTCGGAAGCCGGCTTTAACGCCGTAATCTCTGGCCACCTGCATTACCCCTCCATCGTTCAGCACAGCGAGGTGCTCTTTTTGAATCCCGGCAGTGCCGCGCAACCCCGCCGTGAATATCCGGCTTCTCTGGCCTTACTCCATATACAGGGAAATTCCATCAAGGCCCAGATCGTCGACATCGATGACTGAAGGAGGTACTATGAAAAGTATTTTAAGAGTTTATTCAACCGTCTGCCTGCTGACGCTCGTATTGGGCGGCTGCCATTATCGAACTGCCGACATAGCCATCCAAGTAAATACGTTAAAATTGACTAAAGGTAACCGGATTTTAATCTTTGAAGCGGAACCGGCCATCCTGTCATTGCAGACCGCACCGTTGAGACAAAACTTAAAGCTGCCTGATATCGACATTATCGGGCCGCCGCCGGTGGAGCAAAAATTTTTATCCGTCGAAAAGCTGGTTCAATATTTAAGCGGCAAGGTTTCGGTTGATATGATCCTGGCAGTAGAACCCGTGACCACCGCCCAGAAGGAGTATAACCCTTACTCCGTCATTATTGGATTTGATAACCAGCACTATCAGATGTTGGACAAAGACGGCAAACCGATATATGGGACCAGAAGCATACCGGTATATGAGACCCGCTACAAAAACAGGTGCATCCGAACCTCTTACCAGGTGTCTCAGTACGACGGAGCCGGCAATTTCAGGGGGCAGGCCCATATTGACAGCACACCCTTTCAGCAATGCCCGCCGACCAGCGACGAGGACGTTTTTTACGACGACTTCGAATACCTGATGGTCTGGCTGAAAACCAATATCCAGGCAAAGTGAAACCCCGCTAGAGTGAAGCCTCCTCGGACTAAAGGGCGGGGGTTCTGACGTGCGTCAGTGCTTCGCGGCGGGGAGCATTCCGGTCAACTATGCCAGGCGTTGGCCGACAAATGGTTGACAAAACTCCATCGATAATAATAAGGCAGGATTATCGATGTTACCGCCAATCTGGTAATGAACGCATCGAAACTGAGTTTACATTACAACCTTCCAATGGCTGACAGTATTATCTTGGCGACAGCTAAAGCGTATGATTGCACCATCTGGACACAGGACGCTGACTTTAAAAACATCCCAGGTGTAAAGTTCTTTTCTAAAAAATAGGGGTTTGGCCGACATTGGCATGGAGGTGGATTGGGCAAAGCCGGCGCTTTTACCCAACCACTCATTCCTGTGGTTAGTGTTTTATAAAGGGCAATTCGAATTATTTCAAAGGAGCAAACCGATGCGGATCGATACCGATCTAAAACTTCTGATTTAC
This DNA window, taken from Candidatus Desulfatibia profunda, encodes the following:
- a CDS encoding PIN domain-containing protein; translated protein: MNASKLSLHYNLPMADSIILATAKAYDCTIWTQDADFKNIPGVKFFSKK